CCATAATGTGTATTTATTCGTTATAGGTAGTTGGTTATATGACTGTTGTTAAACCACTCCATCAACTACTTCAACTtcgtatttatattttatatctctaAAATGTTACAGTACAACAGTATATAattgggattttttttttttttttttttttggagtcaTGACCCTGTTCTGTCCTAAACACTGAAATAGTGGAATTATCTACAGTAGTTTTCACAAATTTCACATGTTGCTTATTTTGGTAGTACTAAAAGTGTCAGGCAAATATTAATACATCAGCAGCTAACAGTCTTTTAgcataataaaaactataaataatGACTGGTACAATACAATTACAATTATACAGCATAAGCATATCAAAAGACTTTAGCAAAAGCTTCCAATTTgaagctggaaaagaaaaaaaaaagtagcaCTGCTCCTAAGCAACTATACTACCAAACTTATTATACAAAACATCTGTTTCCAAAAAAACAAATTCATCCTGATGATCTGCATCCATACACTTACTGTTTTTCTTATTAATTTAGTTAAAGGCTCGCGAGATGACTCCAAATCAGCTATCAATATAGGTTATATCTTCCTTTTCAAGGTGCATCGAACCTTTGTCTCTCCTATTATTTCCTCTGCTCGGTTCTGGTCCCCCTCGCTGCAATTCAACATAAATTGCTAATCTTTAAAAGTTTTAGATTGATAATTACTTGTCTAGAAAAAGCCCGAGAAGGTTAAATATAAGTCAAAAGTATTATCTAAAATTTAAATAGAAGTGTAACTGAATCTAACCTTCTTCAAGACGTACGCCAAGTACAGATAAGCGACCTCCCATTCATCTGGAGAAAGTGTACCTATAGATTTCATTCGGATATTAAGTATCCACCGAAGGTGTTGAATCAAGAAAGTAATATATACTAAATGATGCTTACTCATGTCTTGGTTTCCGTCACCTAATGCACCGAGTCTGCGCATGAGCTCGATGTATTCAGGCTTCTTCATGTACTCATGAACAAACGCATGCGAGTTCTTCACAAATACAAGCTCCAAATCATACTGCAATTATAAAACAAAATTTGTATGTTTAGACTACAAGACAGTGAAGAAACAAACTATTCTAGCAATGTGATCAAAACTCATTTGAATTTCTTTCAACCGAAGCTTTTGTGACTGGCAGGAAAAGGAGAATGCCCAATGGAATCATAGGTTGGAGATtccaacattaaaaaaaaaccgtgGAAGTCAAGACGACAACTCAAGATGGGCGGGTCGGATCAAAACTCTATACAGGCTTGGAAAATCAGGTAAACTTTGGTACGGGCAGAAACAGTAAAGCCTGTTTGGGTTGATCCAAAAACCCTTCTTGTCAATTTGAACTTTTTTTTATCAATAACTAACCTACAAATAAATGAGGTTATATCGACCTGCCATTCCTATTTGAAAAGACGATCAGATGGGCCATATCACTGATTCATCTTAACTTTGGACCAACCAATACATAAAATAGTGTAAAGTAAACAAACAGATACCTCTTCAGCCAGTGATTTAAAGACCGGAAATGGCACAACCCACTCCGGACAATCAACGGCATCCTGCAAaaagcatcaacaattacaattttAACGACAACAATGAATGAGAACGGTAGACATATGGTATAAAAGAATTTCTGTTTATGTTTCTCAATACAAACATGAAACGTGTACAACTATtgacatataaaacatataaaacTGCTGGTACCTGTCATCATAAATAATTACATAGTTCATACATGTAATGTAATATACTCGAACATACCTCTAGGTGGAATTTGTACTTTATGCCAAAAGGGCTTGAAGACTTGAACTTCTGAAATACAAACATGAAACGTGTACAACTGTTAGTTTCTTCAATATCTTGGAAAAGGTTACTAGTACAAAGAGCCTCTAAGCTGTAACAAATCAAGAACTTGCCTTTTCTGAGAATTCATCATCAAATTGTATCCAGTATACACTATTGCCAAAGACCAATCCATCGGCTGTATTATAAGGAAAAAACTAAACTGGTTAGCATGAGGGATTgggctttgttgttgttgttgttaactcGTTAGCAAAGGAAACAACTGTGTAGACTGAAACGTGAAAAGGTGCGAGTTTTGGCATTACAAACTGCACATACAGACTCTATTTTCATTAAATAAATCAGATAAAAGTAGAACAAAAATCGAAAAAAACATGTTCGCAGTTCACATCAAAGGACTCATACTTGTATCTTTAATGCACATGTCGCAAGCGGCAACTTCGACACATTTACTTATGAAGTAACAATAATTAAGATGGATAACTAGTGCTAGCAGGTCAACCTGGTCCACACTAAAAAATTAGCTATTATGACCACTACCCAAACTGATCAGCCTGAATAGGTTGCCACATTCAATCATTGCAATTTAAGAAACAAAACTGAAAAAAGAAATTAAAAGGCGAAGTAAATAGAAGTAACCTGTTCTTAGCTTTTTCACTATAACATTTGCATCTGGCATCGTTCCAATAAATATTCCTCCAGGACGAAGTAATGAGGAAACATTAGCTAAGGCCCTCCGTGCACGAGCCTCGGTAGACCACGAATAATGCATTGCAAACTGCAAAGTAAAGACTTCATCATATGGCCCATTTAATTATATCCCATTTAATTATGGCCCATCTAATCTGCAGTAAAACTTATAGTCACCTGGCAACTACATAAATCAAAAGGTGCATCATCAGCTAAAGCTTTATCCAGTCGGACCTGAAAGAGATGCCAACTTAGGATCATAAGCGTGCCATTCGGTTACAGCAGATATATTGCTATTTTGAATTTAATTCAAGACGCCTATAGGAGAAGATTGACTATAGAGTAATATGTTACGATcccataaataaaataataaacagCACATCTTAATATTAAGCACCTCAAAACAATCTCCACATAAAAGCCGGGCAGGGAAGGTGAACTTTTTACGACGCTGATGATGATCTGCATCACCATTGTAACGAGTGCGACAATCTTCTATCTGCAGCAAATTTATGTAATTGCAAAAGAGAATCACGACATCAGTATATAACAACTTATTGTTATAAACGCGTAAAAAACATGCATAAAGCTCAAAACAACACATTACTAAAGAAGGCTagaattttaaggatattaccgaACCATCTGCTATGTCAATGCCAACATAGTATCCAATTTTTGCCTTGTCCCATTTGATCAAATCACCACCCTAATccattcaaaatcaaaatcaaacgtcTATCTAGTAAGGTATTCACAAAAAGATGAAACCTATCAACCATAGGATACTTATCTTACCTTACCACACGCAAGATCAAGAACCGAATCCCCTTTCTTTGCATAAAGTTGAATTAAAACACTTTTAATCTGCTCATTTTAAACAATGTGATATCAGCATCAAATCACTTTATATTATATATAGACTAACTATAGTATAACTGTATAAGACAGCTAATGCAGTTATTAATCTACAGACCCAATTATTAAGCTTTTTTAAATGGATAATCGGACTCGCTTCTCGCTCTTCCAATGTTTGGTTGGTTCTAGCACTGTAATGATCTGCAACTTTTTTCGCAAAATTTTTCGGGCTTTCGTCCTCTAGAAATGCATCACCTGGTAAACCAAGTACACATATACATATTGCATATATACTCATACACATACAGGTATatataactttcaaaaacataatcATTTGGCAGGAAGTGTGAGATTTAACTCGAATTGCAGGGTGAATTTTACAATTGAATTAAATAAATTGAAAGATGAATAAAGTTTACCGTCTGGATTGTATCTAGATTTGGATTTAGGAGGTTCTGaatatgatgacgatgatgatgattgatgtTGATAGCTTCTCTTCATGTTCAGCAATCGGTAACAGCTACAAttggtgtatgtatatatattatatataatatataatataatatatagaaaaACTGCAAAATTTCGATTTAGTAACAATAACAAAACCCTAAGTTTACGATTAGGAAATAAAGGAATTGTTATAATGTTTaattgtaaatgtaaatgtaataaTTACGTAATTGAATTGATTACGAATGATATGTTTTGAAGGGATAGCCTGCAAATTGCAACGATTAATTTTGTGTTTCTAGCTTACTGGGGAAAGAATTGACGGTTGAACTGGTTCTAGGGCTTACACTGGGATTCCTTAAAAGGGAGCAAACCAGGTTTATTTAGTCGAAGCCATTGGACCAAGTGAAGTACTATTTATTACCCGACTCGGTACCATGAACCTCATGTCATTATTAATACACTATGACATCAGCATCACAATTACATTTCATTTTCACCGTTACAAAAAACCaccaaattaattaattaaagcaAGTTGCTAATTGCTAATAACTAGTtgtgagccctcgcttcgcgccgggagctccgttttgaatgcgagttaaaaaaaaagtctttccttttgtggatctattttgtaaaaaagaatttttttcgacatctaacattgaagggttgttccttttgtaaaagttgcttcttttagcgttaaagttagttgatctattttgtaaaaaagaatgtttttcgacatcttttggtagcattcaagggttgttccttttaagaaagttgtttttttatcgttggagacaaaaaaaaatgtagcacagtagtggcctatgtgggtcctactgtttgagcgcagtgtacaagtcggtaaagcgtggtgggtgttattattcagtatttttggtgttagtgatggggtaaataataatttagaatataagTATAAAGtggagggttcgatttgtattttaatgtaaGTTAAGGGGTTAGGTTTGTAAAAAACGAAaaattgaatagtactattcataagaaataagacaaattttggctattagttatattggtaataATCTAATATGGCAAATTTTAATGAATTCCTTTCTCGGGCCAATCTTATTGACCAAAACATTCAAAATGAGATGTTTACATGGGATGGTCCGGATGGTAAAAAGTCTAGAATTGATCGAGTCCTTGTTAATTTGGAATGGCTCAATTTATGGCCGGATGCGGTTTTGATTGCGGGTAACAAGAACACTTCCGATCATAATCCGTTGATATGgggaaaaaaatctcttttttgggGTCCTAAACCGTTTAGATTTTTTAATGGTTGGTTTGAATTTCCAAGGTTCTTAGAGGTGTGTAAACAACTTTGGTGCTCTTATGATATACATGGATATGCGGCTCATGTTGTTCTCAACAAATGCAAGTTATTAAAAAAAGACTTGAAGAAGTGGAGTGTTGAGAATGGGGTAAAGAATAAGTTGGAATTGGCTTCTCTGGAGTGTTACATTTATGATTTAAAAAAGACTCAGGAAGTTAGAAATCTTGTTCCCTTTGAAGTTTCTAAGTTGATAGATTTTAAAGCTAGATATAAGAGTCTTCAAAGACAAGAGAACAGGAAAAAGATGCTTCAGAGTCGCGTTAATTGGCTTCGTTTTGGTGACAAAAATACCAAATTTTTTCATAACATGGCTCGAATCAAGAACAATGCGTCGGTGATAGCAGGCCTGCAAATTGGAGAAGTGTGGTGTGAAAATCCAGCACAAATAAATCATATGTATTGGGCCTGTTCAGTCAGCAGTTTACGGCCCAAGAAACTGTTCAATTAATGGTCTGGGCTGCTGTTCGTTTAAACAAACTGACCCAGCAAGAGCCTTGTTTTTTGCTTTCATGATTTTTGCTTCTGTTCTTGTATGTTTAAAAGATGTATAGAAGCTTTTGGTTGTTATGTCAAGTGGGCAAATAAGCTTGTAAGTCCACTGTGATGATGTATGGATGTAATCTGCTTTCTTTCACAGTTTCGTGAAAGATTTTTTATATATTCAAAGTATTttgctattaaaaaaaaaaaaaaaataataataataataataataataataataataataatgtaatatgtACAAGTGTATGAAGCAACAAATCTCGTGAAACAATATGTTATTAATCGACGAGATGGATCACGGGAGATAACTGGCGAGCCAAAGAAGTAGCGGTGCCATCAGTGTTAATTTTGGCGAAGAGATGGACGAGATATTGACGACAGTGATTGGGACTGACCTCTCTCTTTTGGTCTCTCTTTTAGAAACTTCGCTGTCTCTTTTTTCTTTTAATACAATCCAAAATCCCTCTAAACTTTAATCATTTTTTCTCCCAAATCCATAAGAATTACTCTATACCACGCCATCACCAGTATTAAATTCATTTTCTTTTTATGAACACACCCGTACAAGTTTGATATgaaaaaatcttaaaaaatatcgCGACAACTTCCGGCGGCGAGTGGCGGCTCTACGGTGGTCAGATGTTGATGAAATTTGTATGGTAGAACAAATCTGAACAAGAAAGAAAGTAGCGACGGTGGTCGCTGGGGTTTGGCGGAGGTGTGGCAACGGTGGTGGCCATGGTTTGGCGATAGTGGTGGCCGGAGTCCATGGTGGTTAGGGGCAGCGGTCGGAGTCCATGGTGGTGAGGCAGCGACAATTTCTTGAAGCTGTTGGAagggatggtggtggtggttgtcggaGGAGATGGTGGTGGTAGTTGTCGGAAGGAATGGTGGTGTACCCATTTCCTTTTTATGATAGATAAATTTTTGCCTTCCGTTGAATAAGTACTCTACGTAAgttctttttcttttgttttttcaaTTAGGGTgcattaattatatatgtaaaacgAAACGTTCTACATGTAAATAAAACGATAAGACACTAACAATACTCAATCTTCCGGATATTAAGTATGAAGAAATGAGATGTAAACATCCATTTTTCTaccttaaaatattatttattcatcTAATAGTAGAGAAAGTCACAACATCCTAtcctattaatttattataatacatgtatgtaTTTCATTGTATTGTATGAGTTTTGCTAATGTGTCCTCGTTTGACACTTGAGAATGCTTAAGTCAAATACTTCTAACTGGAATGCGAAATTGCTCTCCTCCGGTGGTAGACTCACTCTCATTAAATCGATACTCGGAAGCATGGGAAATTATGTTTTTTCCCTTTCTGGGGGGCAAAGACTATTACATGTACTCTGGAAAATATACGAGCCATTTTTTTGGGGTTGCGATGCCGATGAGCGCACTCGAAAACTTCATTGGTTAAAATGAGTGAACATCCTCGTTTGTCACAAGAAAGGACTCGGTATTGGAATTCTAAACTCATTTAGCCTTTCGCTTCTAGTTAAATGGTATTGGTGTGCCCTACATAAACCGAATTCAACTTGGGTCTGCTTAATCAAACTTTTGCATGGTGATGATATGAGGTTTAATGCTTA
This genomic window from Rutidosis leptorrhynchoides isolate AG116_Rl617_1_P2 chromosome 2, CSIRO_AGI_Rlap_v1, whole genome shotgun sequence contains:
- the LOC139891146 gene encoding mRNA cap guanine-N(7) methyltransferase 1-like, with protein sequence MKRSYQHQSSSSSSYSEPPKSKSRYNPDGDAFLEDESPKNFAKKVADHYSARTNQTLEEREASPIIHLKKLNNWIKSVLIQLYAKKGDSVLDLACGKGGDLIKWDKAKIGYYVGIDIADGSIEDCRTRYNGDADHHQRRKKFTFPARLLCGDCFEVRLDKALADDAPFDLCSCQFAMHYSWSTEARARRALANVSSLLRPGGIFIGTMPDANVIVKKLRTADGLVFGNSVYWIQFDDEFSEKKFKSSSPFGIKYKFHLEDAVDCPEWVVPFPVFKSLAEEYDLELVFVKNSHAFVHEYMKKPEYIELMRRLGALGDGNQDMSTLSPDEWEVAYLYLAYVLKKRGGPEPSRGNNRRDKGSMHLEKEDITYIDS
- the LOC139888061 gene encoding uncharacterized protein produces the protein MANFNEFLSRANLIDQNIQNEMFTWDGPDGKKSRIDRVLVNLEWLNLWPDAVLIAGNKNTSDHNPLIWGKKSLFWGPKPFRFFNGWFEFPRFLEVCKQLWCSYDIHGYAAHVVLNKCKLLKKDLKKWSVENGVKNKLELASLECYIYDLKKTQEVRNLVPFEVSKLIDFKARYKSLQRQENRKKMLQSRVNWLRFGDKNTKFFHNMARIKNNASVIAGLQIGEVWCENPAQINHMYWACSVSSLRPKKLFN